Proteins from a single region of Primulina tabacum isolate GXHZ01 chromosome 5, ASM2559414v2, whole genome shotgun sequence:
- the LOC142547313 gene encoding uncharacterized protein LOC142547313, with amino-acid sequence MAEKLAPEKKHSFIHNGQKVFDWDQTIEEVNMYLSLPPNVPKKLFYCKIGSKHVEVGIKGNPPYLNHDLTAPVKTDCSFWTLEDEILHITLQKRDKGQTWSSPIVGEGQLDPYTTDLEQKRLMLQRFQEENPGFDFSQAQFNGNCPDPRTFMGGMQSS; translated from the exons ATGGCGGAGAAATTGGCTCCTGAGAAGAAGCACAGCTTCATCCATAATG gtcAGAAGGTGTTCGATTGGGACCAAACGATTGAAGAGGTGAATATGTACTTATCGCTTCCGCCTAATGTTCCGAAGAAGCTGTTTTATTGTAAGATTGGCTCCAAGCATGTTGAAGTAGGGATCAAAGGGAACCCTCCTTACCTTAAT CATGATCTTACGGCTCCGGTGAAGACTGATTGTTCATTTTGGACTCTTG AAGATGAGATATTGCACATAACATTGCAGAAGAGGGACAAAGGTCAGACATGGTCTTCGCCTATAGTGGGCGAAGGCCAGTTAGATCCCTACACTACTGATCTAGAACAGAAGCGGCTTATGCTTCAACGATTTCAAGAAGAG AATCCAGGCTTCGATTTCTCACAGGCTCAGTTCAATGGAAATTGCCCTGACCCAAGGACCTTTATGGGAGGAATGCAATCTAGTTGA